The Glycine soja cultivar W05 chromosome 8, ASM419377v2, whole genome shotgun sequence genome has a window encoding:
- the LOC114424285 gene encoding uncharacterized protein LOC114424285, whose protein sequence is MNKFKKSQVLVLLVLVLLLLITPFLPSSLRPTYLYFIINFLIMALFAEAGLISDFSRPLEDKKQSTSVTNSTSEKREVSNSTPTVVGDDVSEHVEKSASERVVCVTKVDKVQNSPSMPTLLFIGGGEADEQVMDEELEAEEELGGVNGQELFTKAEAFIGNFYKQLKMQSEESWIYQKAL, encoded by the coding sequence ATGAACAAGTTTAAGAAATCTCAAGTTCTAGTTCTCTTAGTTctagttcttcttcttctcatcacACCCTTTTTACCTTCCTCTTTGAGACCAACCTACTTGTATTTCATTATAAACTTCCTCATCATGGCACTTTTTGCTGAAGCTGGCCTCATTTCAGATTTTTCTAGGCCTTTAGAAGATAAAAAGCAATCTACTTCTGTTACCAATTCCACTTCTGAGAAAAGAGAAGTTTCCAATTCCACCCCTACAGTTGTTGGAGATGATGTCTCAGAACATGTTGAAAAGTCTGCATCTGAGAGGGTTGTTTGTGTCACCAAAGTGGACAAGGTGCAAAATTCTCCTTCAATGCCTACCCTTTTATTCATAGGGGGTGGAGAAGCTGATGAACAGGTCATGGATGAAGAGCTTGAAGCAGAAGAGGAGCTTGGAGGAGTAAATGGGCAAGAGCTCTTTACAAAAGCTGAGGCCTTCATTGGGAACTTCTACAAGCAACTGAAGATGCAAAGTGAGGAATCTTGGATTTATCAAAAAGCCCTTTAG